The Pseudophaeobacter arcticus DSM 23566 genome includes a region encoding these proteins:
- a CDS encoding DUF1272 domain-containing protein: MRWPEQMLELRPNCECCDRDLPPQSPEARICTFECTFCADCTDNILKGTCPNCGGNLVPRPLRPAAALLRHPASTHRVLKPQGCTAKEPIQ; encoded by the coding sequence ATGCGATGGCCTGAGCAGATGCTGGAGTTGAGACCAAATTGTGAGTGCTGCGACCGCGATCTGCCGCCGCAGAGCCCAGAGGCCCGTATCTGCACCTTTGAATGTACCTTTTGCGCCGATTGTACCGACAATATCCTCAAAGGCACCTGCCCAAACTGCGGTGGCAATCTCGTGCCGCGCCCTCTTCGTCCCGCAGCGGCCCTGCTGCGCCATCCTGCCTCCACTCACCGGGTGCTAAAGCCCCAGGGCTGCACGGCCAAGGAACCGATACAATGA
- a CDS encoding M16 family metallopeptidase, which produces MRLTALTAAVFAWVSLLVLPAQAEIKINEVTSPGGITAWLVEDHSIPFTALELRFRGGTSLDAPGKRGATYLMAGLLEEGSGEMQAQVYTRAVENLAASFGYDADRDSLSVSARFLSENRDAAMGLLHQTLQEPRFDQDALDRVRAQVLAGLRSDLKDPNKIASQAFAKMAYGDHPYGSSGKGTIDSISALTRQDIFAAHEAVFARDRLYVSAVGDITPDELGGLLDGLLGDMAATGAPLPGPAEVTISGGVSIVDYDTPQSVALFGHMGITRDDPRFFAAYIMNQILGGGSFDSRLMKEVREKRGLTYGVYSYLVPQDLASVYMGQLGSANSKMAEAVEVIQGEWQRLASEGVTEKELTDAKTYLTGAYPLRFDGNGQIASILVGMQMDDLPIDYVQTRNDKVNAVTLEEINQVASEILLPEALHFVVVGRPEGLIASP; this is translated from the coding sequence ATGCGTCTTACAGCACTGACAGCGGCAGTTTTTGCCTGGGTTTCCCTGCTGGTCCTGCCTGCGCAGGCCGAAATCAAAATCAACGAGGTGACCTCTCCCGGTGGTATCACCGCCTGGCTGGTCGAGGACCACTCAATTCCCTTTACCGCGCTTGAGCTGCGCTTTCGCGGCGGCACCTCGCTGGATGCGCCGGGCAAACGCGGCGCCACCTATCTGATGGCCGGATTGCTGGAAGAGGGCTCAGGCGAGATGCAGGCGCAGGTCTATACCCGCGCGGTTGAAAATCTGGCGGCCAGCTTTGGCTATGATGCCGACCGTGACAGCCTGTCGGTCTCGGCGCGGTTTCTGAGTGAAAACCGCGATGCAGCCATGGGATTGCTGCACCAGACCCTGCAAGAGCCGCGCTTTGATCAGGATGCGCTTGACCGGGTGCGTGCACAGGTGCTGGCCGGGCTGCGTTCGGATCTGAAAGACCCCAACAAGATCGCCAGTCAGGCCTTTGCCAAGATGGCCTATGGCGACCACCCCTATGGCAGCTCGGGCAAGGGGACCATCGACAGTATCTCCGCGCTGACCCGTCAGGATATCTTTGCCGCCCATGAGGCGGTTTTTGCCCGCGACAGGCTCTATGTCAGCGCTGTGGGCGATATCACCCCAGATGAGCTGGGCGGGCTGTTGGACGGGCTTCTGGGGGACATGGCTGCCACGGGCGCGCCATTGCCTGGTCCGGCTGAGGTGACGATTTCCGGGGGCGTCAGCATTGTTGACTACGACACGCCGCAATCGGTGGCGCTGTTTGGCCATATGGGGATCACCCGGGATGATCCCCGGTTTTTTGCCGCTTATATCATGAATCAGATTCTCGGTGGGGGCTCCTTTGACAGTCGTCTGATGAAAGAGGTGCGCGAAAAGCGTGGCCTGACCTATGGGGTCTATTCCTATCTTGTGCCGCAGGATCTGGCCTCGGTCTATATGGGGCAGCTGGGTTCTGCGAACAGCAAAATGGCCGAGGCGGTTGAGGTCATTCAGGGCGAATGGCAGCGGCTGGCCAGCGAAGGTGTCACCGAAAAAGAGCTGACAGACGCCAAGACCTATCTCACCGGCGCCTATCCGCTGCGCTTTGACGGCAATGGCCAGATTGCCTCAATTTTGGTGGGGATGCAGATGGATGATCTGCCGATCGACTATGTCCAGACCCGCAATGACAAGGTCAATGCGGTCACCCTAGAGGAGATCAACCAGGTGGCCAGTGAAATCCTGCTGCCCGAGGCGCTGCATTTTGTTGTGGTCGGCCGACCCGAGGGGCTGATTGCCAGCCCCTGA
- a CDS encoding aldehyde dehydrogenase family protein, with amino-acid sequence MTIKEKFDAMDYGLAPENAAEALAWLIDQGDRFGHFINGSFTPPRDGFDSCNPATGEVLATLSQATQDDVDAAVKSARLAQPKWEKLGGPGRARHLYAIARLLQKHARLFAVLETLDNGKPIRESRDIDIPLAQRHFYYHAGMAQLMESELPEAQALGVCGQIIPWNFPLLMLAWKVAPALAMGNTVVLKPAEYTSLTALLFADICQQAGLPKGVVNIVTGDGAVGEMIVAADVDKIAFTGSTSVGRHIRTATAGTGKALTLELGGKSPYIVFDDADLDSAVEGLVDAIWFNQGQVCCAGSRLLVQESIADRFYSKLKARMDKLRIGNPLDKSIDIGAVVDPVQLETITAMVAGNQAGETYQPSLRLPPQGSFFLPTLIQGLAPSDPLMQEEIFGPVLVSCTFRTPAEAVELANNSRYGLAATVWSENINLALDLAPKLVAGVVWINGTNMFDAAAGFGGVRESGFGREGGWEGLSAYTRPKGKTKPLAPVTAFVGKQDSHSADPVDRTAKMYIGGKQARPDSGYSKPVFSSHGALLGHVGMGSRKDIRNAVEAAAGARAWSKTTGHLRAQILYYIGENLSARADEFAHRIDTMTGKKGGAKEVAASIDRLFTAAAWADKYDGQAHGVPMRAVALAMKEPVGVIGALCADEAPLLGLVSVMAPALAMGNRVVLAASGPFPLAATDFYQVLETSDVPAGVVNILTGEASDLAHPLAAHMNVDAVWSFSSTDLAQTIEEASALNLKRTWVAHADSLDWSLDHSRKFLLESTDVKNIWVPYGE; translated from the coding sequence ATGACCATCAAAGAGAAGTTTGACGCCATGGATTACGGCCTTGCCCCCGAAAATGCCGCCGAGGCCTTGGCCTGGCTGATCGACCAGGGCGACCGTTTTGGCCATTTCATCAACGGCAGCTTCACCCCGCCGCGCGATGGCTTTGACAGCTGCAACCCCGCCACCGGCGAGGTGCTGGCCACCCTGAGCCAGGCAACCCAGGACGATGTTGATGCCGCCGTAAAATCCGCGCGTCTGGCACAGCCAAAATGGGAAAAGCTCGGCGGGCCGGGACGGGCCCGCCATCTCTATGCCATTGCCCGGCTGTTGCAAAAACATGCCCGCCTGTTTGCGGTGCTGGAAACGCTCGACAACGGCAAACCCATCCGCGAAAGCCGTGATATTGATATCCCGCTGGCGCAGCGCCATTTCTACTATCACGCCGGCATGGCCCAGCTGATGGAAAGCGAACTGCCCGAGGCCCAGGCGCTTGGGGTCTGTGGCCAGATCATCCCCTGGAACTTTCCGCTGCTGATGCTGGCCTGGAAGGTGGCCCCTGCTCTGGCCATGGGCAATACCGTGGTGCTGAAGCCGGCGGAATATACCTCGCTCACCGCGCTGCTGTTCGCGGATATCTGTCAACAGGCCGGCCTGCCCAAGGGCGTGGTCAATATTGTCACCGGCGATGGCGCCGTGGGGGAGATGATCGTCGCCGCAGATGTGGACAAGATCGCCTTTACCGGCTCCACCTCTGTTGGGCGCCACATCCGCACGGCCACCGCAGGCACTGGCAAGGCGCTGACCCTCGAGCTGGGGGGGAAATCGCCCTATATCGTCTTTGACGATGCTGATCTGGATTCCGCGGTTGAAGGCCTGGTTGATGCGATCTGGTTCAATCAGGGGCAGGTCTGCTGTGCCGGCTCGCGCCTGTTGGTGCAGGAAAGCATTGCCGACCGGTTCTACAGCAAGCTCAAAGCCCGCATGGACAAGCTGCGTATCGGCAACCCGCTGGACAAATCCATCGACATCGGCGCGGTGGTGGATCCGGTGCAGCTGGAGACCATCACCGCGATGGTTGCCGGCAATCAGGCGGGTGAGACCTATCAGCCCAGCCTGCGCCTGCCGCCCCAAGGCAGCTTTTTCCTGCCCACGCTCATCCAGGGCCTGGCCCCGTCGGATCCGCTGATGCAGGAAGAGATCTTTGGCCCGGTGCTGGTCTCCTGCACCTTCCGCACCCCGGCCGAGGCGGTGGAGCTGGCCAATAACAGCCGCTACGGGTTGGCCGCCACGGTCTGGAGCGAGAATATCAATCTGGCGCTGGATCTGGCCCCAAAACTGGTGGCCGGCGTGGTCTGGATAAATGGCACCAACATGTTTGACGCCGCCGCCGGTTTTGGCGGTGTCCGTGAAAGCGGCTTTGGCCGCGAAGGCGGCTGGGAGGGGCTCAGCGCCTATACCCGCCCCAAAGGCAAAACCAAACCGCTGGCGCCTGTCACCGCCTTTGTCGGCAAACAGGATAGCCACAGCGCTGATCCGGTGGATCGCACCGCCAAGATGTATATCGGCGGCAAACAGGCGCGGCCCGACAGTGGCTATTCAAAGCCTGTCTTCAGCAGCCACGGCGCGCTTTTGGGCCATGTGGGCATGGGCAGCCGCAAAGACATCCGCAACGCAGTTGAGGCCGCCGCCGGGGCCAGGGCCTGGTCCAAAACCACCGGCCATCTGCGGGCGCAAATCCTGTATTACATCGGTGAAAACCTGTCAGCGCGGGCGGATGAATTTGCCCATCGCATCGACACGATGACCGGCAAGAAAGGCGGCGCCAAGGAAGTTGCGGCCTCGATTGACCGGCTGTTCACCGCTGCCGCCTGGGCCGACAAATACGACGGTCAGGCCCATGGCGTGCCAATGCGGGCGGTGGCCCTGGCCATGAAGGAACCTGTCGGAGTGATTGGCGCGCTCTGCGCCGATGAGGCACCGCTGCTGGGGCTGGTCTCGGTCATGGCGCCGGCCCTGGCCATGGGCAACCGGGTGGTGCTGGCCGCCTCTGGTCCCTTCCCGCTGGCTGCAACTGATTTTTATCAGGTGCTGGAAACCTCGGATGTGCCCGCCGGCGTGGTCAATATTCTGACCGGCGAGGCCTCTGATCTGGCACACCCCCTGGCCGCCCATATGAATGTGGATGCGGTCTGGAGCTTTTCCTCAACCGATCTGGCGCAGACCATCGAAGAGGCCTCGGCGCTCAACCTCAAACGGACCTGGGTGGCCCATGCCGACTCGCTCGACTGGAGCCTCGATCACAGCCGCAAGTTCCTGCTGGAATCCACCGACGTGAAAAACATCTGGGTACCCTACGGCGAATAG
- a CDS encoding M16 family metallopeptidase, whose translation MFPRIALAATVLSISLTAALAKTQDGVSVPDDLVTSFALDNGMEVVVVEDHRVPVVQHMVWYRAGSADEPIGQSGVAHFLEHLLFKGTDTLAPGELSATVAANGGRDNAFTSYDYTAYYQRVASDRLELMMRMESDRMVNLRLSESEIATEREVILEERNQRTDNNPRALFGEQLNAAQYLNHRYGQPVIGWRHEMEALDIDDALSFYGTFYAPNNAILVVSGDVDPAEVKSLAETYYGALPANPDLPKVRARSTEPPPNAERRLIFRDPRVAQPYVQRSYLATERNAGAQEEAAALYLLAELLGGGSTSYLSNALQFDQQVAVYTGAFYSGVSLDKTSFDFLIVPAEGVPLEEAEAALDATVSAFLTEGVDAEQLERIKLQLRASEIYARDNVEGIANRYGRALTSGLTVQDVQDWPQILQSVTSDEIIAAAQNLLRPEASVTGWMMRQEEGE comes from the coding sequence ATGTTCCCAAGGATTGCTTTGGCGGCCACTGTGCTGAGCATCAGCCTGACAGCCGCTCTGGCCAAAACGCAGGATGGTGTGTCAGTACCGGATGATCTGGTGACCAGTTTTGCCTTGGACAATGGCATGGAGGTCGTGGTCGTCGAGGACCACAGGGTGCCCGTGGTGCAGCATATGGTCTGGTACCGCGCCGGTTCCGCGGATGAGCCCATTGGCCAATCCGGGGTGGCGCATTTTCTGGAACATTTGCTGTTCAAGGGCACGGATACCCTTGCCCCCGGTGAGCTGTCTGCAACCGTGGCTGCCAATGGTGGCCGCGACAACGCCTTTACCAGCTACGATTACACGGCCTATTATCAGCGCGTTGCCTCGGATCGGCTGGAGCTGATGATGCGGATGGAGAGCGATCGCATGGTCAATCTGCGCCTGTCCGAAAGTGAGATCGCCACCGAGCGCGAAGTGATTCTGGAAGAGCGCAACCAGCGCACGGATAACAATCCACGCGCCCTGTTTGGCGAGCAACTGAACGCGGCGCAGTATCTCAACCATCGCTATGGTCAGCCGGTGATCGGCTGGCGCCACGAGATGGAGGCGCTGGACATCGACGATGCCCTGTCCTTTTACGGAACATTCTACGCGCCAAATAACGCCATTTTGGTGGTTTCAGGTGACGTTGACCCCGCCGAGGTCAAATCCCTGGCCGAGACATACTACGGCGCCCTTCCGGCCAATCCGGATCTGCCAAAGGTGCGGGCGCGCAGCACAGAACCGCCCCCAAACGCCGAGCGACGGCTGATCTTTCGCGATCCGCGCGTGGCCCAGCCCTATGTTCAGCGCTCTTATCTGGCAACCGAGCGCAATGCCGGGGCCCAGGAAGAGGCGGCAGCGCTTTACCTGCTGGCAGAGCTTCTGGGCGGCGGTTCCACCTCCTACCTGTCCAATGCGCTGCAATTTGACCAGCAGGTCGCGGTCTATACCGGGGCGTTTTATTCCGGTGTGTCATTGGATAAGACCAGTTTTGACTTCCTGATTGTTCCAGCCGAGGGCGTCCCCCTGGAAGAGGCTGAAGCGGCGCTGGATGCCACCGTGAGTGCCTTCCTGACCGAGGGTGTGGATGCCGAACAGCTGGAGCGGATCAAGCTGCAGCTGCGGGCTTCGGAAATCTATGCGCGCGACAATGTGGAGGGTATTGCCAATCGCTATGGCCGGGCGCTGACCTCGGGCCTGACGGTGCAGGATGTACAGGACTGGCCGCAGATCCTGCAGTCTGTCACCTCGGATGAAATCATTGCCGCCGCGCAAAACTTGCTCCGTCCCGAGGCGTCGGTGACCGGATGGATGATGCGACAGGAGGAGGGCGAATGA